Proteins encoded by one window of Candidatus Stoquefichus sp. SB1:
- a CDS encoding helix-turn-helix domain-containing protein produces the protein MLKIGKIIAARLEQKNLTQKAAADQLNINPKTFSTYVNDTCYPPLDVLRDICQLLDIDLNHLLGLHDHGNLDLLIQGKDEARVCQTIRSLNKDENIFYMQGIDFLDKALKHMRKDKQK, from the coding sequence ATGTTGAAAATTGGTAAAATTATTGCTGCTCGATTAGAACAGAAAAATTTAACACAAAAAGCAGCAGCTGATCAACTCAATATTAATCCAAAGACATTTTCAACATATGTCAATGACACCTGTTATCCGCCATTAGATGTATTAAGAGATATTTGTCAATTATTAGATATTGATCTTAATCACCTGTTAGGGCTTCATGATCATGGTAATCTTGATTTATTAATTCAAGGTAAAGATGAAGCAAGAGTTTGTCAAACAATCAGATCACTTAATAAAGATGAAAATATTTTTTATATGCAAGGAATTGATTTTTTAGATAAAGCACTCAAACATATGCGTAAAGATAAGCAAAAATAA
- a CDS encoding Cof-type HAD-IIB family hydrolase — protein MIKLVVSDMDGTLINHQSQISPANLKAIHQLQASGIEFAIASGRDYQGVRSVLDRYDIHCSAILGNGAQYCDENHQIVMDCYLNKDVCFNIVSIFEAAHIPYMIFTTQGFYTGLEPQFVKDMFIERAVRRFHSRPEDYADQGAFAMSPCNQLQKINHFEEFLKRDLDIIKVEAFSLDAKDIPPTKEQLAQIPTISYLSSFDDNVEVTDENAQKGYILKKVAQLKHISIDEIAVLGDGMNDLSMFEEFPCSFAPMNAEERIKELAHYIVSDCEEDGFAEAIDMILKDF, from the coding sequence ATGATAAAACTTGTTGTAAGTGACATGGATGGAACATTAATTAATCATCAAAGTCAAATCTCGCCAGCTAATTTAAAGGCGATTCATCAATTACAGGCATCTGGTATAGAATTTGCAATTGCAAGTGGTAGGGATTATCAGGGGGTACGTTCAGTTTTAGATCGTTATGATATTCATTGTAGTGCGATTTTAGGAAATGGAGCACAATACTGTGATGAGAATCATCAAATTGTTATGGATTGTTATTTGAATAAAGATGTATGTTTCAATATTGTTTCTATTTTTGAAGCAGCACATATCCCTTATATGATTTTTACAACACAGGGATTTTATACTGGCTTAGAGCCTCAATTTGTTAAAGATATGTTTATAGAAAGAGCTGTTCGCCGTTTTCATAGTCGACCTGAAGATTATGCTGACCAGGGTGCTTTTGCGATGTCTCCTTGTAATCAATTACAAAAAATAAATCATTTTGAGGAATTTTTAAAACGTGATTTAGATATTATTAAGGTTGAAGCTTTTTCATTAGATGCTAAGGATATTCCACCGACAAAAGAACAACTAGCACAAATTCCTACAATTTCTTATCTATCTTCTTTTGATGATAATGTTGAAGTAACAGATGAGAATGCACAAAAAGGCTATATTCTTAAAAAAGTTGCACAGCTTAAACATATATCTATTGACGAAATTGCTGTTTTAGGTGATGGCATGAATGATTTAAGCATGTTTGAAGAATTTCCTTGTTCCTTTGCACCTATGAATGCTGAGGAAAGAATCAAAGAATTGGCTCATTATATTGTGAGTGATTGTGAAGAAGATGGTTTTGCTGAAGCTATTGATATGATACTGAAGGATTTTTAA
- a CDS encoding GGGtGRT protein, producing MALFENYERRIDQINAALAKYDIKSIEEAKAICDEKGIDVYEIVKSTQPICFENACWAYTVGAAMAIKNGDVKAVDAAKTIGVGLQSFCIPGSVADDRKVGLGHGNLGSMLLDEKTECFCFLAGHESFAAAEGAIKIAEKANKVRTKPLRVILNGLGKDAAKIISRINGFTYVETEFDYFTGEVKELSRTAYSDGPRAKVNCYGSDDVREGVAIMHKEGVDVSITGNSTNPTRFQHPVAGTYKKECVEQGKKYFSVASGGGTGRTLHPDNMAAGPASYGMTDTMGRMHSDAQFAGSSSVPAHVEMMGLIGMGNNPMVGATVAVAVAIEEACK from the coding sequence ATGGCATTATTTGAAAATTATGAACGTAGAATTGATCAAATCAACGCTGCATTAGCTAAATATGATATTAAATCTATTGAAGAAGCTAAAGCAATTTGTGATGAAAAAGGTATTGATGTTTACGAAATCGTAAAATCAACTCAACCTATCTGTTTTGAAAATGCTTGCTGGGCTTACACTGTAGGTGCTGCAATGGCAATCAAAAACGGAGATGTAAAAGCAGTTGATGCTGCAAAAACTATTGGTGTAGGTTTACAATCATTCTGTATTCCTGGATCTGTTGCTGATGATCGTAAAGTTGGTTTAGGACATGGTAACTTAGGATCTATGTTATTAGATGAAAAAACTGAATGTTTCTGTTTCTTAGCAGGACATGAATCATTTGCTGCTGCTGAAGGAGCAATTAAAATTGCTGAAAAAGCTAACAAAGTTAGAACAAAACCATTAAGAGTTATTTTAAATGGTTTAGGTAAAGATGCTGCTAAGATCATTTCAAGAATTAATGGATTCACTTATGTTGAAACTGAATTTGATTATTTCACTGGTGAAGTGAAAGAATTATCTAGAACAGCTTACTCTGATGGACCAAGAGCAAAAGTAAACTGCTATGGTTCTGATGATGTTCGTGAAGGTGTTGCAATTATGCACAAAGAAGGTGTAGATGTTTCTATTACTGGTAACTCTACTAACCCTACTCGTTTCCAACATCCAGTAGCTGGTACTTATAAAAAAGAATGTGTAGAACAAGGTAAGAAATATTTCTCTGTTGCTTCAGGTGGAGGAACAGGACGTACATTACATCCTGATAACATGGCAGCTGGACCTGCTTCTTATGGTATGACTGATACTATGGGACGTATGCACAGTGATGCACAATTCGCTGGTTCTTCATCAGTTCCTGCTCACGTAGAAATGATGGGATTAATCGGTATGGGTAACAACCCAATGGTTGGTGCAACTGTAGCTGTTGCTGTAGCGATTGAAGAAGCTTGTAAATAA
- a CDS encoding MarR family transcriptional regulator → MTELLNMIHSMKKLYDHLCLDVMEKYHITRSELDILLFLNNNPEFDSAKDIVEKRGLVKSHASMGIEKLLKNGYIESIQDKNDKRKYHLYLLPLSQPLIHDGLQVQKHFNEILFKNFTLEEKKIYQKMVQQMYDNIKQEEVHL, encoded by the coding sequence ATGACAGAATTACTCAATATGATTCATAGCATGAAAAAACTTTATGATCATCTATGTTTAGATGTCATGGAAAAATATCATATCACACGTAGTGAATTAGATATTTTACTCTTTTTAAACAATAATCCTGAATTTGATAGTGCCAAGGATATTGTAGAAAAAAGAGGACTTGTGAAATCACATGCTTCAATGGGAATAGAGAAATTGTTGAAAAATGGATATATTGAATCCATTCAAGATAAAAATGATAAACGTAAATATCATTTGTATCTTTTACCATTATCTCAGCCTCTTATTCATGATGGTTTACAAGTGCAAAAACATTTTAATGAGATACTATTTAAAAATTTTACTTTAGAAGAAAAAAAGATATATCAAAAAATGGTTCAACAGATGTATGACAACATAAAACAAGAGGAGGTTCATTTATAA
- a CDS encoding tyrosine-type recombinase/integrase: MKKLTMKKETNLTFEEGCEEYLLYCMARSLRDGTIKHYKECMKSIYRFIDPNTPISSFNQETMNNFILDIKDNLNVKDTTLYAYARDLKTLMRFSVKNDYLKTFDITLIIVDKEPIECYSDNELSILLKKPNMKQCSFSEYKIWVIINFLLSTGIRMNCLINIKIKDIDFDNEVVYIRMTKNIKSLILPLNSTIDTILHKYLIVRQYNNDDYLFCNVFGKQFINPKFI; this comes from the coding sequence ATGAAAAAATTAACAATGAAAAAAGAAACAAATTTAACATTTGAGGAAGGATGTGAAGAATACTTGTTATATTGCATGGCTAGGAGTTTACGTGATGGAACGATTAAGCATTACAAAGAATGTATGAAGTCAATTTATAGGTTTATTGATCCTAATACTCCTATTTCATCTTTTAATCAAGAAACTATGAATAATTTTATTCTAGATATAAAAGATAATCTTAATGTGAAAGATACAACACTATATGCATATGCTAGAGACTTAAAAACACTTATGCGCTTCTCTGTGAAAAATGATTATTTAAAAACTTTTGATATTACTCTTATTATAGTAGATAAAGAACCTATTGAATGTTATAGTGACAATGAATTATCTATATTATTAAAAAAGCCTAACATGAAACAATGTAGTTTCAGTGAATATAAAATATGGGTTATCATTAATTTCTTATTATCAACAGGTATTAGAATGAACTGTCTCATAAACATTAAGATAAAGGATATAGATTTTGATAATGAGGTTGTTTATATAAGAATGACTAAAAACATAAAGTCTCTTATATTGCCTTTAAACTCTACAATTGATACGATTCTACATAAATATCTAATTGTAAGACAATATAATAATGATGATTACTTGTTTTGCAATGTGTTTGGGAAACAATTTATCAATCCAAAGTTTATTTGA
- a CDS encoding iron-sulfur cluster assembly scaffold protein has product MIYTKEVEEMCTVARGGNHGCAPIPEEGKWVYSKEIKDISGFTHGIGWCAPQQGACKLSLNVKEGIIEEALIETIGCSGMTHSAAMASEALVGKTLLEGLNTDLVCDAINTAMRELFLQIVYGRSQSAFSEGGLSVGAGLEDLGKGLRSMVGTAYSTKLKGPRYLELTEGYINRIALDDNNEIIGYEFISLGRMMDMIKAGKDANEALKEATGTYGRFDNAAKYIDPRKE; this is encoded by the coding sequence ATGATTTATACAAAAGAAGTCGAAGAAATGTGCACTGTTGCACGCGGTGGAAATCATGGATGTGCTCCAATTCCTGAAGAAGGAAAATGGGTATATTCAAAAGAAATCAAAGATATTTCTGGTTTTACACATGGTATTGGTTGGTGTGCTCCTCAACAAGGTGCATGTAAGTTATCATTAAATGTAAAAGAAGGAATTATCGAAGAAGCATTAATTGAAACAATTGGATGCTCTGGTATGACTCACTCAGCTGCTATGGCAAGTGAAGCTTTAGTTGGTAAAACTTTATTAGAAGGTTTAAATACTGACTTAGTTTGTGATGCTATTAATACTGCAATGAGAGAATTATTCTTACAAATCGTTTATGGACGTAGCCAGTCTGCTTTCTCTGAAGGTGGTTTATCTGTTGGAGCTGGTCTTGAAGATTTAGGTAAAGGATTAAGAAGTATGGTTGGTACTGCTTATTCTACTAAATTAAAAGGTCCTAGATATCTTGAATTAACTGAAGGATATATTAACAGAATTGCTTTAGATGATAATAATGAAATCATCGGTTACGAATTCATTAGTCTTGGTAGAATGATGGATATGATTAAAGCTGGAAAAGATGCAAATGAAGCATTAAAAGAAGCTACTGGTACTTATGGTAGATTTGATAATGCTGCTAAATACATCGATCCAAGAAAGGAATAA
- a CDS encoding Hsp20/alpha crystallin family protein: protein MKFLPTFSDMFDDLFHDPFNYSSVDAMRTDIVEKDGQYLMNMELPGYKKEDIQMELKDGYLIINATKNIDNEEKDDEGHVIRRERYSGSCSRNFYVGEGIKEEDIKASFDNGELKISIPKDTVKQVEEKKYISIE, encoded by the coding sequence ATGAAATTCCTACCTACATTTAGTGATATGTTTGATGATTTATTCCATGATCCATTTAATTATTCATCAGTTGATGCAATGCGTACTGATATTGTTGAAAAAGATGGACAGTATTTAATGAATATGGAACTTCCTGGTTATAAAAAGGAAGATATCCAAATGGAATTAAAAGATGGTTACTTGATTATCAATGCAACAAAAAATATTGATAATGAAGAAAAAGATGATGAAGGTCATGTGATTAGACGTGAGCGTTATAGTGGAAGTTGCAGTCGTAACTTCTATGTTGGTGAAGGTATCAAAGAAGAAGATATTAAAGCATCATTTGATAATGGTGAGTTAAAGATTTCTATTCCTAAAGATACAGTTAAACAAGTTGAAGAAAAGAAATATATTTCTATTGAATAA
- a CDS encoding sulfite exporter TauE/SafE family protein encodes MFAWFIYIVAGMGAGIGTGLAGLSAAAVISPMLITFLGFDPYEAVGISLASDVLASAISAYTYGKNKNLDVKNGLVMLASVLVFTLIGSYIASLVPSGTMGSFSVFMTLLLGIKFIVKPVMTTKEALASKTQKQKVIQSLLCGCLIGFICGFIGAGGGMMLLLILTSVLQYELKTAVGTSVFIMAFTAFTGAASHMYIGGFPDLEALIVCIIATLVGARVAALFANKAEPKVLNQATGVVLTVLGLAMVVTKYLF; translated from the coding sequence ATGTTTGCATGGTTTATTTATATTGTTGCTGGAATGGGAGCGGGAATTGGTACTGGGTTGGCAGGATTATCAGCAGCCGCTGTTATTTCACCAATGTTGATTACTTTTTTAGGTTTTGATCCTTATGAGGCAGTTGGTATTTCTTTAGCATCAGATGTTTTGGCTTCAGCTATCTCAGCTTATACTTATGGTAAAAATAAGAACTTAGATGTTAAAAATGGTTTGGTCATGTTAGCAAGTGTCCTTGTTTTTACACTTATTGGAAGTTATATTGCTTCTTTGGTACCAAGTGGAACAATGGGAAGTTTTTCAGTCTTTATGACATTATTATTAGGAATTAAGTTTATTGTTAAACCAGTTATGACAACGAAAGAAGCCTTAGCATCTAAAACGCAAAAACAAAAAGTGATTCAATCTTTATTATGTGGTTGTTTAATTGGATTTATTTGTGGATTTATTGGTGCAGGTGGCGGAATGATGTTATTATTAATTTTAACATCTGTACTTCAATATGAACTGAAAACAGCAGTTGGAACAAGTGTGTTTATTATGGCCTTTACTGCTTTTACAGGTGCTGCATCACATATGTATATTGGTGGTTTTCCAGATTTAGAAGCATTAATTGTATGTATCATTGCGACTCTTGTTGGGGCCAGAGTCGCTGCTTTGTTTGCAAATAAGGCAGAACCAAAAGTGTTAAATCAGGCAACTGGAGTTGTTTTAACAGTTTTAGGATTGGCTATGGTAGTCACAAAATATTTATTTTAG